From Carnobacterium alterfunditum DSM 5972:
TGATAGTTGGACGCCTGTCATTAGAATCTTTTTTTCAACAATTATAACCTTTATATTGTTACTGGCTAGCTTAAGAATTTTTGGAAATAGAAGTGTTTCAAATATGAGTATACAGGATGTTATCACTTCATTTACGATAGGGTCAACAGTATCATCTACTATGATCTTAAAAGATGTTACTATAATAAATGGGTTTTTAGCAATCACATTACTTTTGTCCATGCAATTCCTTGTTTCAAAAATCATCAGCAAATGGTCCTATTTTTCAAAATTTATTAATCCAGCTCCAAAAGTTTTATTTTTAAAGGGTGCTTTCTTAGAAAATACAATGAAAAAAAGTCGCGTAACTAAAGAAGATATTTATTCTGCTATTCGAATCCAAGCTAGATGTTCTTCAGATAAGGTTTTTGCAGTTGTGTTAGAATCTAATGGAAATCTTTCAGTAGTGACTGAAGTCAGTCCAGACTATGAAGAAGAAATTTTAAAATATCTAGACTAAAGAGACTGGGACATAGTTCTTGGTCTCTGATTTTGTATTCTTGACCTTTTCTACGTATCCAATCATTGTAAAGGAGCTTTCGTTTAAGTTTATTGATTCAATAGATGACAAATAAAAATCTTTTTGACTAATAAAGTAGAATTAATGTTTAAATGAGCATTGAAACAAATTTCCATTTAACTAATAAACTGATTTTATTGATTAAACGAGTATAAAACAAGTTTCCATTTGACTAATCATACAGACTTATCCATTAAACAAGTATAAAATGATGTTTTATTTAGTAAAGGTTGATTTCAATTCTCTCACTAAAACAGATAATTGAACTAATACACGGTTAATAAATGGATGACGTCATTTTGGTAATTATGGTATACTTGAAGAGTTGAAAAAAGGAAGGTTGGGATCAAGCAATGGAAGGTATTCTCCCTTTATGGAAAGAACGCGGCATGACTAGTCATGATTGTGTATTTAAACTTAGAAAAATTTTAAAAACAAAAAAAATTGGACATACAGGTACGTTGGATCCAGATGTCGACGGCGTATTGCCTATTTGTGTTGGAAAAGCTACAAAAGTTGTCGAGTACATGATGGAAACAGGTAAAGGCTACATAGGAGAAATTACACTTGGTTATTCGACAACAACAGAAGACCGCAGCGGTGAAATTGTTGAGCAAGTCGAAGTAGAAGAAGTACCGACGCTTGAAGCGATTGATGCTGCCATGAAAAACATGGAAGGAAAAATCACTCAAATACCGCCAATGTATTCAGCAGTAAAAGTGAATGGGAAAAAATTATATGAGTATGCTAGAGCTGGTGAAACCGTTGAACGACCAGAAAGAGTTGCGGAGATAAAACAATTCAAACGGACTTCAGACGTGGTCGTAGATAAAGAAAGAGGGACGGTCTCTTGGAAGTTTGAGGTGGCGTGCGGAAAAGGGACTTACGTTCGTACGTTGGCTGTAGACTTAGGTAGACAACTTGGATACCCAGCGCACATGTCTGATTTAACGCGTGTGCTTAGTGGTACGTTTAAAGCTAGCGATTGTTTAACGTTAGCCCAAGTTGCTGAAAAAATGGAACAAGAAGAAATTGACGAAGTTTTATTTCCTCTAGAATTTGGTCTAAAAGACTTAGCTTCATTCGATATTGATGAAACCTTATGGGATAAAGTGAAAAATGGAGCTGTGTTGCCAATCGATACTATTCCAGCTGATTTGTCGATGCCAGTTGTTTTCATTTATTTGCAAAAAGCGGTTAGTATTTATGTTGTCCATCCACAAAAAAAAGATTATTTGAAACCAATCAAAGTATTAAGGAATAATTTGTAGAGGAGTTTTTACACTGTGGAAATCATTAAACTGCATCATCCGTATCTAGCAGATGAAATCCCTGAAGACAAAGTAGTGTTAGCTTTAGGTTTTTTTGATGGCGTACATAGAGGCCATCAAGAAGTGATTTTTAGGGCAAAAAGTCTTGCTGATAAAAACAATTTAAAATTAGCAGTCATGACATTCAATCAACATCCCTCAATTGTTTTTAAAAAATTAAATTCGGATCAGCATAAATATCTTTCAACTGTATCTCGCAAAGAGGAATTGATGGAGAAAATTGGCGTTGATTATCTTTATGAAGTCGACTTTACATCTGCGTTCGCTAGTTTAACACCACAAGATTTTGTGGATCAATACATTGTTGGATTACATGCACAAACAGTCGTAGCAGGTTTTGACTATTCATTTGGCAAAAAGGAAGTTGCTTCAATGGTACATTTGCCAATGTATGCTAATAATCGTTTTGAGATAGTTGTAGTGGAAAAACAAACATTGAGAGAAGAAAAAATTAGTTCTACACGGATTCGTTCAGCTTTAGAAGTTGGAGATATGCCTGTTGCTAATAATCTCTTAGGTTATATCTACGCTACTCCTGGAAGAGTCATACATGGAGACGCCAGGGGAAGGCTGTTAGGATTCCCAACAGCGAACATCGAAGTTGAGAACCTTGTTAAGCTGCCTCGTAAGGGTGTATATGTTGTTGAAATAGTAGTGGGTGGAAGAACGTATAAAGGAATGGCTTCAATTGGACACAATGTAACGTTTGAAGCGAACCGTCCATTAACGGTCGAAGTTTACATTCTTGATTTTAGTGCTGACATCTATGGTGAAGAAGTAAAGGTATTATGGCATGATTATTTACGAGATGAAAAAAAGTTTGATTCGATTGACGCTTTAATTGCGCAACTTAAACAAGACGAATTGGATACGGCACAATTTTTTGAACAGACTAATAAATCAAACCAGAATAAGTAATGGAGCATATCCGAAAGTAATTGAACAGAGTAAACAAGAGACAATTGTTTCTTGTTTTTTTTTGCATAAAATGATAAAACAATAAGGGCTCTTGCTAAGAGAGTCCTTCTGATTTATACAATATTTATGAATAAAGTAGCTTAATATACAATAAAATTTCAAATAAAAGCTATAAAATACATAATAAAGCATAAAAAAACAATTTAAGCTTGTTTTAATCTTTTTGCCATGTTAGGATACGTTCATGCAATAAAATTAATTGGATGAGGTGTTTTTATGAATAAAGGAAAAGTTGTTTTAGCTTACTCAGGTGGATTGGATACTTCAGTATCAATTAAATGGTTAATAGATGAAGGGTATGAGGTCATCGCTTGTTGTTTGGATGTAGGAGAAGGAAAAAACCTGGATTTTATTAAAGAAAAGGCGATACAAATCGGTGCTTCTGCTTCATATACGATTGACGCTAAAGTAGAATTTGCTAATGACTTTGCATTGATCGCGTTACAAGCGCACACATATTATGAAGGTAAGTATCCGCTAATATCAGCGTTATCTCGTCCTTTAATTGCTAAAAAATTGGTTGAAGTAGCTATAAAAGAAAAAGCGGTAGCAGTAGCACATGGGTGTACCGGAAAAGGAAATGATCAAGTTCGTTTTGAAGTTGCCATTCATTCTTTAGCTCCAGATTTAAAAGTAATCGCACCGGTTCGTGATTGGACATGGTCAAGGGAAGAAGAGATCAACTATGCTATTGAACACTCTATTCCGGTTCCAATTGATTTAGACAATCCTTTCTCTATTGATCAAAATCTTTGGGGAAGAAGCAATGAATGTGGCGTCTTAGAAAATCCTTGGATCGCACCACCAGAAGTAGCCTATGAGTTAACAGCGAGTTTAGAAAATACTCCTGATAGCCCAGAAATGATTGAAATTGAATTCTTAGCGGGAGTTCCAGTAGCTCTTGATGGTTCAAAATACGAGTTGTCTGATTTGATCCAACAGTTGAACAGCATTGCTGGAAAACATGGGATTGGACGGATCGATCATATTGAAAATAGATTGATTGGTATCAAATCTCGTGAAATCTATGAAGCTCCTGGGGCAGTGACACTTATGACCGCTCATAAAGAATTGGAAGATCTTACATTCGTTAAAGATACTGCACACTTTAAACCAATAATTGAACAGAAAATAACAGAAATGATCTATAACGGATTATGGTACAATCCATTGACTGAAAGCTTGATTGCTTTTTTGAAATCAACTCAAAAGTATGTAAATGGAACGGTAAGAGTGAAATTATTTAAAGGCCACGCAATCGTGGAAGGCAGAAAGTCTCCAAACTCACTTTATGATGAAGATTTAGCAACTTATACTTCTGCAGATACATTTAATCAAGAAGCCTCTGTTGGATTTATTAAGTTATGGGGTCTGCCTACAAAAGTTCATGCAGAAGTTAATAAACCAAAAGTTACTATCAAGAATAAGTAATCTTAAACAAGGATAGGATGACAACATGAAAAAATTATGGGGCGGTCGTTTTGAAGGAGAAAGTCAAAAATGGATCGATGAATTTGGTGCTTCGATCGAAGTAGACCAAGTTTTAGCGGAAGAAGATATTATAGGAAGTTTGGCACATGTTAAAATGTTAGCTAAGACGTCTATTATTCTTCAAGAAGAAGCAGATGAGATCATCAGAGGATTAGAAATTCTTTTAGTAAAAGCCCAAAAGAAAGAATTGGTATTCTCTATTGCTAATGAAGACATTCATTTAAATATCGAAACGCTTCTTCATAAAGAGATTGGGCTAGTCGCAGGGAAACTACACACTGCAAGAAGCCGAAATGATCAAGTAGCCACCGATATGCATCTTTATTTAAAACGTCAAGTTGGTGAAATTTCTGGATCGCTTATGGACCTAGAAAAAGTTATTCTGCTAAAAGCGGAAAAACATGTTGAAACCATTATTCCTGGATATACGCATTTACAACATGCGCAGCCTATCTCTTTTGCTCACCATTTGTTGGCGTATTACAATATGTTTAAACGTGATTTAGAAAGATACCAAGATAGTTTGAAACGCATCGATTGTTCCCCTTTAGGAGCAGCAGCTTTGGCAGGAACGACATTTCCAATCGATCGTTTGGATACCGCAGAACAATTAGGCTTTAGTTCCGTTTATTCAAATAGTATGGATGCCGTTAGTGATCGTGATTTCATCTTAGAATTTTTGTCGAATAGCAGCATACTGATGGTGCATCTTTCACGTTTTTGCGAAGAAATAATTCTTTGGACAAGTCATGAATATCAGTTCGTTAGTTTAACGGATGCCTTTTCAACAGGTAGTTCGATCATGCCGCAAAAGAAAAATCCGGATATGGCAGAATTGATTCGTGGTAAAACAGGCAGAGTGTACGGCAATTTATTTTCACTGTTGACGGTAATGAAAAGTTTGCCACTAGCTTATAACAAGGATCTGCAAGAAGACAAAGAAGGTATGTTCGACACAGTAAAAACTGTCAAAGATTGTTTGAACGTATTTGCTGGTATGTTGGATGATATGATCGTGCACGAAGAAAAAATGAGTGAAGCAACAACTAAAGATTTTTCCAATGCGACAGAGTTAGCTGATTATCTTGCTTCCAGAGGTATTCCGTTTAGAGAAGCACATGAAATAGTTGGAAAACTTGTTTTAAAGTGCTTGAAAAACGGCAATTATTTACAAGATATTTCATTAGCAGATTTTCAAGAAGCAGCTCCTATCATTCAAGAAGATGTGTATTCTTTGTTAGAATCTCGTGTGGCTGTTGAACGCAGAAATTCTTTAGGCGGTACTGGTTTTGTCCAAATAAGAACTGAACTAGAAAAAGCAAAAAAAGAATGCCAGTTAAATTAGGACTGGTCAACAAATGGTGTTGCTATGAACAACAAAGCTACGAATATTAGAAATTTCAGACCTAAAATCAATGAGAAGAAAAAGTATTAAAAATGAATTATTTCATTTTTAATACTTTTTTTCTAGGCTGAAAATGGATAAATCAAGCGGAAAATCAATGTTTTTAATAAACGTCAAAATTAGTCAAAAAATAAGCAAAAATTATTGACAGGAACAATTATATTTGGTAAATTAATAAATGTATTAGCACTCAATAGTTTCAAGTGCTAAAAAAGAGGTGATGCAACATGTTAACTGAAAGACAGATTTTAATCTTAAAATCTATCATTCGCTTATACACT
This genomic window contains:
- a CDS encoding DUF421 domain-containing protein, translating into MSDFLINIQTEMGTPNLLFDSWTPVIRIFFSTIITFILLLASLRIFGNRSVSNMSIQDVITSFTIGSTVSSTMILKDVTIINGFLAITLLLSMQFLVSKIISKWSYFSKFINPAPKVLFLKGAFLENTMKKSRVTKEDIYSAIRIQARCSSDKVFAVVLESNGNLSVVTEVSPDYEEEILKYLD
- the truB gene encoding tRNA pseudouridine(55) synthase TruB; protein product: MEGILPLWKERGMTSHDCVFKLRKILKTKKIGHTGTLDPDVDGVLPICVGKATKVVEYMMETGKGYIGEITLGYSTTTEDRSGEIVEQVEVEEVPTLEAIDAAMKNMEGKITQIPPMYSAVKVNGKKLYEYARAGETVERPERVAEIKQFKRTSDVVVDKERGTVSWKFEVACGKGTYVRTLAVDLGRQLGYPAHMSDLTRVLSGTFKASDCLTLAQVAEKMEQEEIDEVLFPLEFGLKDLASFDIDETLWDKVKNGAVLPIDTIPADLSMPVVFIYLQKAVSIYVVHPQKKDYLKPIKVLRNNL
- the ribF gene encoding riboflavin biosynthesis protein RibF, which gives rise to MEIIKLHHPYLADEIPEDKVVLALGFFDGVHRGHQEVIFRAKSLADKNNLKLAVMTFNQHPSIVFKKLNSDQHKYLSTVSRKEELMEKIGVDYLYEVDFTSAFASLTPQDFVDQYIVGLHAQTVVAGFDYSFGKKEVASMVHLPMYANNRFEIVVVEKQTLREEKISSTRIRSALEVGDMPVANNLLGYIYATPGRVIHGDARGRLLGFPTANIEVENLVKLPRKGVYVVEIVVGGRTYKGMASIGHNVTFEANRPLTVEVYILDFSADIYGEEVKVLWHDYLRDEKKFDSIDALIAQLKQDELDTAQFFEQTNKSNQNK
- a CDS encoding argininosuccinate synthase — its product is MNKGKVVLAYSGGLDTSVSIKWLIDEGYEVIACCLDVGEGKNLDFIKEKAIQIGASASYTIDAKVEFANDFALIALQAHTYYEGKYPLISALSRPLIAKKLVEVAIKEKAVAVAHGCTGKGNDQVRFEVAIHSLAPDLKVIAPVRDWTWSREEEINYAIEHSIPVPIDLDNPFSIDQNLWGRSNECGVLENPWIAPPEVAYELTASLENTPDSPEMIEIEFLAGVPVALDGSKYELSDLIQQLNSIAGKHGIGRIDHIENRLIGIKSREIYEAPGAVTLMTAHKELEDLTFVKDTAHFKPIIEQKITEMIYNGLWYNPLTESLIAFLKSTQKYVNGTVRVKLFKGHAIVEGRKSPNSLYDEDLATYTSADTFNQEASVGFIKLWGLPTKVHAEVNKPKVTIKNK
- the argH gene encoding argininosuccinate lyase, whose amino-acid sequence is MKKLWGGRFEGESQKWIDEFGASIEVDQVLAEEDIIGSLAHVKMLAKTSIILQEEADEIIRGLEILLVKAQKKELVFSIANEDIHLNIETLLHKEIGLVAGKLHTARSRNDQVATDMHLYLKRQVGEISGSLMDLEKVILLKAEKHVETIIPGYTHLQHAQPISFAHHLLAYYNMFKRDLERYQDSLKRIDCSPLGAAALAGTTFPIDRLDTAEQLGFSSVYSNSMDAVSDRDFILEFLSNSSILMVHLSRFCEEIILWTSHEYQFVSLTDAFSTGSSIMPQKKNPDMAELIRGKTGRVYGNLFSLLTVMKSLPLAYNKDLQEDKEGMFDTVKTVKDCLNVFAGMLDDMIVHEEKMSEATTKDFSNATELADYLASRGIPFREAHEIVGKLVLKCLKNGNYLQDISLADFQEAAPIIQEDVYSLLESRVAVERRNSLGGTGFVQIRTELEKAKKECQLN